The DNA sequence GCAGCCGGATGTTGCGCCCGTCCCGGTCGACCTGGGCGTAGCGGCCGGCCACCGAGGTGACCGAGCCGAGCCGGGAGACCGCGTCCACCGGGCGGACGCCGAACTCGGCGGCGACCGCCAGCGCGGTGGCCGCGTTGCCGAGGTTGACCTTGCCGGGAAGCTGGAGCTGGATCTTGTGCCAGGCGCCGGTGGGGTCGAGCACGCCGTCGTCCTCCACCGTCCACTGCGGCTCGGGGCGGCGCAGCGGGCAGCCGGTGCACCACCACTGCCCGCCGGAGCGCTGGATGGTGGAGCCGCACTCGGGGCAGACCCACGAGTCGTCGTGCCAGCGCTGGCCGGCGCTGAACCAGGTGACGTGCGGCGGCACGTGACCCTGGGCCGGGTCGGCGGGCGGGGTGGCGGCCCAGACCACCATCGGGTCGTCGGCGTTGGCGACCACCCGCACGTCGGGGTGCCGGACCAGGGCGGCACGCCAGAGCTGCGCCATCATGGCGACCTCCTTGGCGCGGTCGAGCTGGTCGCGGGAGAGGTTGAGCAGCGCCACCACGTGCGGCTCGGTCGCCTCCAGCACCTGGGCCAGGTAGTGCTCGTCCACCTCCAGCACGGCGTACGGCGTGCTGCCGGCCTTGGCCAGCGCCGAGGTGTGCCCGGTGGGCATGTTGGCGCCGAAGGCGTTGGAGGCGACCCGGCCCAGTACGCCGACCGCGGCGGTGGTGAGCCGGGTGGTGGTGGTCTTGCCGTTGGTGCCGGACACCAGGGCGATGGCCCGCCCGGCCGAGAGGTGGGCGAGCAGGTCCGGGTCGATCTTGAGGCCGATCCAGCCACCGATCACCGAGCCGTCGCCACGGCCCGCGGCCCGCGACAGCGCCGCGGCGGTGCGCGACACGGAGCTGGCCACCTTTGCCCGCAAGGGCATCTTCGCGTCCGTCACCCGAGCGAGGTTACCGGACCACACTCTCCGCCAGATCGCCGCCGACGGCGAACCGTTCGGCCGGGGACCGCACGGCGGACGGCCGGAGCCCGTTCGGCCGGACGGGGGGCGGTCGATGTCGGGTAACGGACCGCTGCCGGGGTCGGCCACCCCCTCCACTCCGCCCCACCCGCGTTGACGTGCGGTTTTGCGCGCGGAAACGCCGCGCCGACCAGGCGATTCTGGTTGCAGGTGGAGGGAAGTGGAGTAGAGTGGGGCGCGATGGTGAGGCCGGGAGGGCCACACCGGCCCGGGGGGTCAGCGGCGCCGCGAACGCCGCTCAGGGCGAGGGGGTTGGGCCGATGTTCCTCGGCACCCACACTCCGCGCCTGGACGACAAAGGCCGGTTGATCCTGCCGGCCAAGTTCCGGGACGAGCTGGCGGGGGGTGTCGTGATCACCAAAGGGCAGGAGCGCTGCCTCTACGTCTTCCCGATGCCCGAGTTCCAGCGGATCGCCGACCAGTTGCGCGCGCAGCCGATGACCAGCAAGGCGGCCCGGGCCTACAGCCGGGTCTTCTTCGCCAGCGCGCACGACGAGGTGCCGGACAAGCAGGGGCGGGTCACGATTCCCGGGCACCTGCGGTCGTACGCGGCCCTCGACCGGGAGCTGGTGGTGATCGGGGCGAGCACCCGGGTGGAGATCTGGGACAGGGCGGCCTGGGAGGCCTACCTCGCGGAGAGCGAAGACGACTTCGCCGACATCGAGGAGGGGGTGCTGCCCGGCGGTCTGTAGGGCGTGACGGCGCCCGACGTACTGCGAGATCTCCAGCCGCTTTCGAGTTCCTGGCACCCCTTCCCCGGTGCCAGGCGCACGATCCGGGACGGAGGCTGCGGCCTCCGGCGGGCGGGAGCGGATGGGGATCTGGCGGTATGGCGAGGCGTCGTGGCGACGACGGACACGTGCACACGGACGGTTTTCGAGTGGTGGGGGTCGACATGGGGGAGCTTCGCGGCACGCACGTGCCGGTGCTGCTCGAGCGGTGTCTCGAGCTGCTGGCCCCCGCGCTGGGCCGTCCCGGCCGGACCGTCCACGTCGACGCCACGCTCGGCCTGGCCGGGCACGCCGAGGCGGTGCTCACGGCGCACCCGGACACGGTCCTGATCGGCCTGGACCGGGACACCGAGGCGCTGGCCCACGCACGGGTCCGCCTGGCCCGGTTCGCCGACCGGATCCACCTGGAGCACGCCGTCTACGACGAGCTGCCCGAGGTGCTCGACCGGCTCGGCTACCCGGCGGTCGACAGCGCGCTGTTCGATCTCGGCGTCTCGTCCCTGCAACTCGACGCGCCCGACCGCGGGTTCGCGTACGCGCAGGACGCGCCGCTGGACATGCGGATGGACCAGACCCGGGGGGTGACCGCCGAGGAGGTGGTCAACACCTACTCCCACCCGGACCTGGCCCGGCTGCTGCGGGTGTACGGCGAGGAGAAGTTCGCCGGGAAGGTCGCCTCGGCGATCATCCGGGAGCGGGAGCGGTCCCGGATCACGTCGTCGGCGCGGTTGGCCGAGCTGGTTCGGGACGCGATTCCCGCGCCGGCCCGGCGAACCGGCGGACACCCGGCAAAGAGAACGTTTCAGGCTTTGCGGATCGAGGTAAACAGAGAACTGGCAGCGCTGGAGACGGCGCTGCCGGCCGCTCTGGACAAGCTCACCGTGGGCGGCCGTTTGGTGGTCCTGTCCTACCACTCGCTGGAGGACCGGCTCACCAAGCAGGCGCTCGCCGACCGGGTCCGCAGCAAGGGCCCGGTCGACCTCCCGGTCGAACTGCCCGGGTCGGGTCCGACGTTCCGGCTGCTGAGCCGGGGCGCGGAGCTGCCCGGGGAGGCCGAGGTGGCCGCGAACTCGCGGGCCGCCTCGGTGCGGCTGCGGGCCGCGGAACGGCTCGATCCGGAGGCGACCCGGCAGGGGCGTACCGACCGCGAACGGTACCGCCGCCGGGTGAAGGCGATGCACCAACCGGGGAACGGGACGGACGAGGAGGGGGAGGGGACATGAACGTCGAGAAGCGCGACGGCCGGGGGGCCGTCGGGCAGCGCGCACCGCGGTCGGGGGGCCGGACCACGGCGCAGCGCGCCACGCGGAACACGACGGCGACGGCCGACCGTCGGGAGGGGACCCGCGCCCGGGGGGCGCGCGAGTACCCGACCGAGGGCAGCGCCGCGCTGCGGCCGGCGGAGCGCGCCCGGGCCACCGCGCCGGCGGCGCCGCGGCTGCGGGTCGCCCCGCCGCCGCCGATCCGGGTGCCGCGGGCGCCCTTCGTCGGACTGATCCTGGTGCTCGTGGTCGGCGGGGTGCTCGGCATCCTGGCGGTCAACACCAAGATCAACGAGAACGCCTTCCGACTGGAGAAGCTCCAGCAGCAGCAGGCCAAGCTCGACGTGGACGAGCAGGAGCTGAAGAAGGAGATCGCCGAGCAGAAGGCGCCGGGCAACCTCACCGCCAACGCCCGCAAGCTGGGCCTGGTCGAGTCGGCGGACCCGGCCTACATCCGGCTGCCGGACGGGCGGACGATCGGTGTCCCGCACCCCGCCGAGGGTGCGCCGGCCGGCGCCGGCCAGCAGGGCAACGGAGGCTGAGAAAGTGCCGCCGAGATCGGATGAACCGCGCCGGGACGCCACGGGCTCCCGGCGCGGCTCGTCGCGTGGGGCCGAGCCGCGTGAGCCGGGCGTCGGCGGGATCTCCGACGCGCGGGCGTACACCCCGCGCGGCCGGACCATCCGCGAGGGTGGCGCGGAACAGCGGCGTACCCCCCGCAGCAACCGGTCCGGCGATCCGTTCCGGCCGGCGTTGCAGGTGCTCGACGGCGGCCGGGCCGGACGCGCCGGCCGCCGGGACCCGGCCGCGTCCGGCGACGGCGTCCGGGCCGGCCGCCGCGCGACGGCGGCCGGTGGCCGCGCCGGCGTCGTGCGGACCGTCTCGGCCCGCCCGGTCCGGGAGCCGTTCGACGACGAGGAGGACGCGCCGCCGCGCCGCCGGCCCGGCCCGCGTCGACCGGCGGCCCGCCGGCCGGTCCGCAAGCCGCGCCGCCCGCCCCGGCTGGGCGACCCGCGCCGACGGCTGCGGCTCGCCACCGTGCTGGCGCTGACGCTGTTCGCCAGCATCGGCGTCCGGCTGGTCTACCTCCAGACCGTGGACACCCCGGCGTACGCCGACGGCGGTCTGCCCAAGCGGCTCGCCGTGGTCGAGCTGCCGGCCCCGCGCGGCGCCATCCTCGACCGCACCGGCGAGCCGCTGGCACACAGCGTGGAGGCCCGGTACGTCTTCGCCGACCCGACCCGGGTCAAGGACCGGTTCGCCACCGCGCGGGCGCTGTCCCCGCTGCTCGGCGTGCCGGCCTCCGAGCTGGCCGACAAGATGAAGCCGAGCAAGCTGCCCGGCACCGACACCGACCTCCAGTTCGTCTACCTGGCCCGGGGCGTCGAGATCGGCACGGCCAAGCAGATCATGGCACTCGACCTGGCCGGCATCGACGTGCACCGCGACGAGCGGCGCGAGGTGCCCGGCGGTGACCTGGCCGCGAACCTGCTCGGCTTCGTCAGCCAGGACATGAACGGCCTGGAGGGCCTGGAGGCCAAGTACGACGACCTGCTGCGCGGCCAGGCCGGCAAGCGGACGTACGAGGTGGGCCAGGGCGACCTGGCCGCGCCCATCCCGGGCGGCTACAGCAGCACCACCCAGCCGAGGCCGGGCAGCTCGTTGCAGCTCACCGTCGACCGGGACCTCCAGTTCATGACGCAGCGGATCCTGGCGAAGCAGGTGGCCCAGGTGAAGGGCAGCGTCGCCGCGGCCGTGATCATGGACGTCCCGACCGGCGAGGTGCTGGCCCAGGCCAGCCAGCCCACGTACGACGCGGCCGACCCGACGAAGGTCAACTCGCCCGCCGACCGGGACGACGCGGCCACCAGCTTCGTGGTGGACCCGGGCTCGATCCACAAGGCGATCACCTACGGCGCCGCGCTCCAGGAGGGCGTCATCACGCCGAACACCACGTTCCCGGTGGCCAACACCACGGTCCTGGGCGGGGTCGAGTTCTCCGACACCCACCACGCGGACGGCCGGGTCATGAGCATTCCGGGGATGCTCGCGTTCTCCTCCAACATCGGCACCATCGCGATCGCCGGCAAGCTGGGCAAGGAACGGCTGATCGACTACCAGAAGCGGTTCGGGCTGGGCCAGCCGACCGGTGAGGGCCTGCCCGGCGAGGCGCCCGGCCGGATCCTCCCGGCCGACCAGTGGAGCGGATCTGCGTACGGGTCGGTGCCGATCGGGCACAGCGTGGACGCCACGCCGTTGCAGATGGCCGCCGCGTACAACGCGGTCGCCAACAACGGCACGTACGTGCAGCCGCACCTCATCAAGGAGACCATCGGGCCGGACGGCACGCGGACGCCGGGCGCCGCCCCGGCCACCCGCTCGGTGCTCAGCCCGGCCAACGCGGCGGCGCTGCGCCGGATGCTGGAGGCGGTCACCACGGTCGACGGCCCGGACGGGCGGGCCACCGGCCTGGCCGCCGCCGTGCCGGGCTACCGGGTGGCCGGCAAGACCGGCACCGGCCTGCGCTACGACAACGGCAAGCAGCAGCCCGGCGAGGTCGGCTCGTTCATCGGGATGGCCCCGGCGGAGAAGCCGCGTTACGTGGTGGCCGTCTTCGTCTGGAGCCCCGGCGGCGGGGGCGGCGCGGTCGCCGCGCCGGCGTTCCGCGAGATGATGGGCTTCACGCTCCGGCACTACCGGGTGCCGCCGTCGCTGACCGACAAGTCGCCGAAGTTCGAGGTCTTTCCGCGCTGAGCGGGCACGGCGCGACATCATCGGTGGGTGGCGACGAACCACCGGGGCGGCTGTGTGGTCGGAACCGGACGACCGGGTAGGGTCTGACGCCGTGCCCGGCAATCCACGTCCCGCCACCGTGCTCCCCGTCCGGCTCGGCGACCTCGCCGACCGACTGGCCTTGCCGCCGCCTCCGGGGGCCGCCGAGCTGGCCGTCACCGGGGTCACCCACGCCAGCCACGAGGTCCGCCCCGGCGACCTGTACGCCGCCCTGCCCGGCTCCCGTCGGCACGGCGCGGAGTTCACCGCCGCCGCGGCCGGGGCCGGCGCGGTGGCCGTGCTGACCGACCCGGCCGGGGTGCCGCTGGCCGCCGACGCGGGCCTGCCCGTGCTGGTCGTCGACGACGCCCGCGGGGTGCTCGGCACGGTCGCCGCCACGATCTACGGCGACCCGACCGCCGGGCTGACCGTGATCGGCGTGACCGGCACCGCCGGCAAGACCTCCACCAGCTACCTGATCGAGTCCGGGCTGCGCGCCGCCGGGCACGTCACCGGCCTGATCGGCACCGTGGAGACCCGCCTCGGCGACCTCGTGGTGGACAGCGTCCGGACCACCCCGGAGGCCACCGACCTGCACGCCATGCTCGCGGTGGCGCGCGAGCGCGGCGTGGACGCGGTGGTGATGGAGGTGTCCAGCCACGCGCTCGTGATGGGCCGGGTCGGCGGCGTGCGGTTCGACGTCGGCGGCTACACCAACTTCGGCTCCGACCACCTCGACTTCCACGCCGACGAGGCGGACTACTTCGCGGCCAAGGCCCGGCTCTTCGACGGGCGCTGCCGGGTCGAGGTGCTCAACCACGACGACCCGGCGCTGCGCCCGCTGTACAAGCCGGACACGGTGACCTACTCCGCGGCCGGCGACCGCGACGCGACCTGGTGGGCCGACCGGATCTCCGGCGAGGGGTACGCGCAGCGCTTCACGCTGCACGGCCCGGACGCGGTGGCGCTGCCCACCGGCGTGGCGCTGCCGGGCCGGCACAACGTGGCCAACGCGCTGCTGGCCGTCGCCACGCTGGTCGCGGCCGGCGTCGACCCGGCCACCGCGGCGGGCGGCGTGGCCGCCTGCGGCGGCGTGCCCGGCCGGCTGGAGCTGGTCAGTGGCGACGCCCCGGTGCGTGGCGTGGTCGACTACGCGCACAAGGCGAACGCGATCGAGGCGGTGCTGACCGCGCTGCGCGACCTGACCGGTGGCCGGCTGGTGTGCGTGGTGGGCGCCGGCGGCGACCGGGACCGGGGCAAGCGTCCGGTGATGGGCGAGGTGGCCGCCCGGGGCGCCGACGTGTTGCTGGTGACCGACGACAACCCGCGGACCGAGGACCCGGCCACCATCCGGGCCGAGGTGCTGGCCGGCGCGTACGCGGCGGCTGCCCCGGCCCGCATCATCGAGGTGCCCGGCCGGCGGGCGGCGATCGAGGAGGCGGTCCGGGTGGCCGAACCGGGTGACGTGGTGGCGGTGCTGGGCAAGGGGCAGGAGCGCGGCCAGGAGATCGGTGGCGAGGTGCTGCCGTTCGACGACCGGGTGGAGCTGGCGGCGGCGCTGCGGGCCCGCTTCGGGGACCTGGTGGGTGGCCGATGATCCCGCTGACGCTGGCCGAGGTGGCCACCGCGGTCGGTGGCCGGCTGGCCGGGGCCGACCCGGACGCCCGGGTCACCGGCACTGTGGAGTTCGACTCCCGCAAGGTGTCCTCCGGTGGGCTCTTCGTGGCGTTCCCCGGCGAGCGGGTGGACGGCCACGACTACGCGGCCGGCGCGGTGGACGCCGGCGCGGTCGCCGTGCTCGGCACCCGCGAGTTGCCGGGCGTGCCGATGGTGCTGGTCGACGACGCGCTCGACGCGATGGGCCGGCTGGCGCGCGCGGTGGTCGACCGGCTGCCCGGGCTGACCGTGATCGGGTTGACCGGCTCGTCCGGCAAGACCACCACCAAGGACCTGATCGCCCAGCTCGTGGTCCGGCTCGGCCCGACCGTGGCGCCGCCCGGCTCGTTCAACAACGAGCTGGGGCACCCGTACACGGCGTTGCAGGCCGGGCCGGAGACCCGCTACCTGGTGATGGAGAAGGGCGCCCGCGGCGTGGGGCACGTCCGCTACCTGTGCGAGGTGGTGCCGCCGCGGATCTCGGTGGTGCTCAACGTCGGGGTGGCGCACCTGGGCGAGTTCGGCTCGGTCGAGGCCATCGCGCTGGCCAAGGGGGAGCTGGTCGAGGCGCTGCCCGCCGACGGGCTGGCGGTGCTGAACGCCGACGACCCGCGGGTCGACGCGATGGCGGCCCGCACCGGGGCCCGGGTGGTCCGGTACGGCGAGTCGGCGCAAGCCGACGTGCGCGCGGTGGACGTGACGGTGGACGGTCGCGGCCGGCCATCGTACACGCTGGTGACGCCGGAGGGAAGCGCCCCGGTGCGGCTCGGGCTGACCGGCCGGCACCAGGTGTCCAACTCGCTCGCCGCCGCGGCGGTCGCCCGTGAGCTGGGCCTGCCGCTGACCGAGCTGGCGGCGGTGCTGGGCGAGCTGGGCCTGGTCTCCACGCGACGGATGGACGTGTTCGAACGCCCCGACGGCGTGGTCGTGATCGACGACTCGTACAACGCCAACCCGGCCTCCACCGGCGTGGCGCTGCGCGCGTTGGCCAGCATGCGCGGCGAGGGGCGTACGGTCGCGGTGCTCGGCTACATGGCCGAGCTGGGCGACTTCGAACGGGAGGGACATCAGCAGGTCGGCCGGCTCGCGGCCGAGCTGGGAATCGACCGGCTGCTCGTGGTGGGCGAGCCGGCGGCGCCGATCCACGAGGGCGCGACAGCGGTAGGCAACTGGGGAGGAGAGTCGGTGCTGCTCACCGATCAGGCGGCGGCCGTCGAGGTGCTGCGGAGCGAGCTGCGTCCGTCAGACGTGGTGCTGGTGAAGGGCTCCCGGTACCGGACCTGGGACGTGGCCGACGCGCTGCGCGCGGACGCCCGGGAGGCGGCGACGGAGGGCGGCGCCGCATGAGGGCGGTCATCGTCGCCATCGGGGTCGCGTTCCTGATCTCGCTGTTCTGCACCCCGATCGCGATCAAGGTGTTCGCCCGGCTGAAGGCCGGCCAGCCGATCCGATCGAACCTCGGGCTGGCCAGCAATGAGGGTAAGAAGGGCACGCCGACGATGGGCGGCGTGGTCTTCATCCTGGCCACGGTGATCGCGTACGTCGCCGGGCACCTGGCTCTGACCACGCTGCCGGACGCGCAGATCGCCCAGGTCGAGCCGACCATCACGGCGCTGGTGCTGCTGGGGCTGATGGTGTTCTCCGGCGCGGTCGGCTTCATCGACGACTTCCTCAAGGTCCGCAAGCGGCACAGCGGCGGCCTCAACAAGCGCGGCAAGCTGGCCGGGCAGATCCTGGTCGGCGCGGTCTTCGGCGTGGTGGCGCTCTACTTCCCGTCGAGCATGACCGACGTCAGCGGCAACGCGACGAACACCGCGACGGTGGGCAGCACCACGCTGAGCTTCATCCGGGACATCCCGGCGCTGGAGATCGGCAAGATCGGCGCGGTGATCGTCATCATCATGGTGGTGATGGCGGCGACCAACGGCGTCAACCTGACCGACGGCCTGGACGGTCTGGCCACCGGCGCCTCGGTGATGGTGCTCGCCGCGTACGCGTTGATCGCGTTCTGGCAGTACCGGCACTGGTGCGCGGACCCGAACTACACCGAGGCGTACTGCTACACGGTGCGTGACCCGCTGGAGATCGCGC is a window from the Micromonospora sp. DSM 45708 genome containing:
- a CDS encoding UDP-N-acetylmuramoyl-L-alanyl-D-glutamate--2,6-diaminopimelate ligase yields the protein MWSEPDDRVGSDAVPGNPRPATVLPVRLGDLADRLALPPPPGAAELAVTGVTHASHEVRPGDLYAALPGSRRHGAEFTAAAAGAGAVAVLTDPAGVPLAADAGLPVLVVDDARGVLGTVAATIYGDPTAGLTVIGVTGTAGKTSTSYLIESGLRAAGHVTGLIGTVETRLGDLVVDSVRTTPEATDLHAMLAVARERGVDAVVMEVSSHALVMGRVGGVRFDVGGYTNFGSDHLDFHADEADYFAAKARLFDGRCRVEVLNHDDPALRPLYKPDTVTYSAAGDRDATWWADRISGEGYAQRFTLHGPDAVALPTGVALPGRHNVANALLAVATLVAAGVDPATAAGGVAACGGVPGRLELVSGDAPVRGVVDYAHKANAIEAVLTALRDLTGGRLVCVVGAGGDRDRGKRPVMGEVAARGADVLLVTDDNPRTEDPATIRAEVLAGAYAAAAPARIIEVPGRRAAIEEAVRVAEPGDVVAVLGKGQERGQEIGGEVLPFDDRVELAAALRARFGDLVGGR
- a CDS encoding peptidoglycan D,D-transpeptidase FtsI family protein — its product is MPPRSDEPRRDATGSRRGSSRGAEPREPGVGGISDARAYTPRGRTIREGGAEQRRTPRSNRSGDPFRPALQVLDGGRAGRAGRRDPAASGDGVRAGRRATAAGGRAGVVRTVSARPVREPFDDEEDAPPRRRPGPRRPAARRPVRKPRRPPRLGDPRRRLRLATVLALTLFASIGVRLVYLQTVDTPAYADGGLPKRLAVVELPAPRGAILDRTGEPLAHSVEARYVFADPTRVKDRFATARALSPLLGVPASELADKMKPSKLPGTDTDLQFVYLARGVEIGTAKQIMALDLAGIDVHRDERREVPGGDLAANLLGFVSQDMNGLEGLEAKYDDLLRGQAGKRTYEVGQGDLAAPIPGGYSSTTQPRPGSSLQLTVDRDLQFMTQRILAKQVAQVKGSVAAAVIMDVPTGEVLAQASQPTYDAADPTKVNSPADRDDAATSFVVDPGSIHKAITYGAALQEGVITPNTTFPVANTTVLGGVEFSDTHHADGRVMSIPGMLAFSSNIGTIAIAGKLGKERLIDYQKRFGLGQPTGEGLPGEAPGRILPADQWSGSAYGSVPIGHSVDATPLQMAAAYNAVANNGTYVQPHLIKETIGPDGTRTPGAAPATRSVLSPANAAALRRMLEAVTTVDGPDGRATGLAAAVPGYRVAGKTGTGLRYDNGKQQPGEVGSFIGMAPAEKPRYVVAVFVWSPGGGGGAVAAPAFREMMGFTLRHYRVPPSLTDKSPKFEVFPR
- the rsmH gene encoding 16S rRNA (cytosine(1402)-N(4))-methyltransferase RsmH; amino-acid sequence: MGELRGTHVPVLLERCLELLAPALGRPGRTVHVDATLGLAGHAEAVLTAHPDTVLIGLDRDTEALAHARVRLARFADRIHLEHAVYDELPEVLDRLGYPAVDSALFDLGVSSLQLDAPDRGFAYAQDAPLDMRMDQTRGVTAEEVVNTYSHPDLARLLRVYGEEKFAGKVASAIIRERERSRITSSARLAELVRDAIPAPARRTGGHPAKRTFQALRIEVNRELAALETALPAALDKLTVGGRLVVLSYHSLEDRLTKQALADRVRSKGPVDLPVELPGSGPTFRLLSRGAELPGEAEVAANSRAASVRLRAAERLDPEATRQGRTDRERYRRRVKAMHQPGNGTDEEGEGT
- a CDS encoding MurT ligase domain-containing protein, whose translation is MPLRAKVASSVSRTAAALSRAAGRGDGSVIGGWIGLKIDPDLLAHLSAGRAIALVSGTNGKTTTTRLTTAAVGVLGRVASNAFGANMPTGHTSALAKAGSTPYAVLEVDEHYLAQVLEATEPHVVALLNLSRDQLDRAKEVAMMAQLWRAALVRHPDVRVVANADDPMVVWAATPPADPAQGHVPPHVTWFSAGQRWHDDSWVCPECGSTIQRSGGQWWCTGCPLRRPEPQWTVEDDGVLDPTGAWHKIQLQLPGKVNLGNAATALAVAAEFGVRPVDAVSRLGSVTSVAGRYAQVDRDGRNIRLLLAKNPASWLEAFDMADVAPTLLSINARDPDGLDTSWLFDVDFSPLAGRQVLITGDRAYDLAVRLDVNGVPFRHVRTFDEAVRAVPPGRLEVIANYTAFQDIRAELDRVN
- the mraZ gene encoding division/cell wall cluster transcriptional repressor MraZ, giving the protein MFLGTHTPRLDDKGRLILPAKFRDELAGGVVITKGQERCLYVFPMPEFQRIADQLRAQPMTSKAARAYSRVFFASAHDEVPDKQGRVTIPGHLRSYAALDRELVVIGASTRVEIWDRAAWEAYLAESEDDFADIEEGVLPGGL
- the mraY gene encoding phospho-N-acetylmuramoyl-pentapeptide-transferase, which encodes MRAVIVAIGVAFLISLFCTPIAIKVFARLKAGQPIRSNLGLASNEGKKGTPTMGGVVFILATVIAYVAGHLALTTLPDAQIAQVEPTITALVLLGLMVFSGAVGFIDDFLKVRKRHSGGLNKRGKLAGQILVGAVFGVVALYFPSSMTDVSGNATNTATVGSTTLSFIRDIPALEIGKIGAVIVIIMVVMAATNGVNLTDGLDGLATGASVMVLAAYALIAFWQYRHWCADPNYTEAYCYTVRDPLEIALIAGAAAGACVGFLWWNTSPARIFMGDTGALGLGGLIAGMAMSTRTILLLPILGGLFVIITMSVVIQIISFRTTGKRVFRMSPLQHHFELAGWSEVNIVVRFWIIAGIGVAIALGLFYSEFLAAVS
- a CDS encoding UDP-N-acetylmuramoyl-tripeptide--D-alanyl-D-alanine ligase, encoding MIPLTLAEVATAVGGRLAGADPDARVTGTVEFDSRKVSSGGLFVAFPGERVDGHDYAAGAVDAGAVAVLGTRELPGVPMVLVDDALDAMGRLARAVVDRLPGLTVIGLTGSSGKTTTKDLIAQLVVRLGPTVAPPGSFNNELGHPYTALQAGPETRYLVMEKGARGVGHVRYLCEVVPPRISVVLNVGVAHLGEFGSVEAIALAKGELVEALPADGLAVLNADDPRVDAMAARTGARVVRYGESAQADVRAVDVTVDGRGRPSYTLVTPEGSAPVRLGLTGRHQVSNSLAAAAVARELGLPLTELAAVLGELGLVSTRRMDVFERPDGVVVIDDSYNANPASTGVALRALASMRGEGRTVAVLGYMAELGDFEREGHQQVGRLAAELGIDRLLVVGEPAAPIHEGATAVGNWGGESVLLTDQAAAVEVLRSELRPSDVVLVKGSRYRTWDVADALRADAREAATEGGAA